In Achromobacter xylosoxidans A8, a single window of DNA contains:
- a CDS encoding LysR family transcriptional regulator gives MPPRISLEQWQALVAVVDAGGYAQAASALSKSQSTISYAIRQIEERLGVAVFAMDGRKALLTDDGKILYRRGKSLVGEAQRLERAAANLAKGREQMLTLAVESLFPTDLLLRCLDQIAGEFPETRIELHESVVGGTDELLLSGEADLAICADHIPAGHVGDALLRYCAVAAAAPSHPLHLMNRPLSLEDLKAHRHLVIRDSGRQRLRPSVWDVTEQRITFSHKSTSIRAACMGMGFAWYPEDWIREQLASGELKPLPLQDGAQRWGALYLVYPDPDAAGPGARRLGQILREESQKSA, from the coding sequence ATGCCACCTAGAATCTCGCTGGAGCAATGGCAGGCCCTGGTCGCCGTGGTGGACGCTGGCGGCTACGCCCAGGCCGCCAGCGCGCTCAGCAAATCGCAGTCGACCATCAGCTATGCCATCCGCCAGATCGAGGAAAGGCTGGGCGTGGCGGTGTTCGCCATGGACGGACGCAAGGCCTTGCTGACGGACGACGGCAAGATCCTCTACCGGCGCGGCAAGTCGCTGGTGGGCGAAGCCCAGCGCCTGGAACGGGCGGCCGCCAATCTGGCAAAGGGGCGGGAGCAGATGCTGACCCTGGCCGTGGAAAGCCTGTTCCCGACGGACCTGCTGCTGCGCTGCCTGGACCAGATTGCCGGCGAGTTCCCCGAGACTCGCATCGAACTGCACGAATCGGTGGTCGGCGGCACGGATGAGCTGCTGCTCTCGGGCGAGGCCGACCTCGCCATCTGCGCCGACCACATCCCGGCCGGCCATGTCGGCGACGCGCTACTGCGCTACTGCGCGGTCGCTGCAGCGGCGCCCTCGCATCCCCTCCACCTGATGAACCGGCCGCTGTCGCTCGAAGACCTCAAGGCACACCGCCATCTGGTGATCCGCGACAGCGGCCGGCAGCGCTTGCGGCCCAGCGTCTGGGACGTCACCGAGCAGCGCATCACCTTCAGCCACAAGAGCACGTCGATACGCGCCGCGTGCATGGGCATGGGCTTCGCCTGGTATCCGGAAGACTGGATCCGCGAGCAGTTGGCCTCGGGCGAATTGAAGCCGCTGCCGCTGCAGGACGGCGCGCAGCGCTGGGGCGCTCTGTACCTCGTCTACCCCGATCCCGACGCGGCAGGGCCTGGCGCGCGCCGCCTGGGCCAGATACTGCGCGAGGAGAGCCAGAAATCCGCGTGA
- a CDS encoding NAD(P)H-dependent oxidoreductase → MNILVITAGAPADTFSAALAERYVNGVQSGGHARVIWADLRAEAFDPRMTEADLDFYRGKGPLPGDVRREQLRVEAADLVVLAFPIYWWAMPALAKGWIDRVFTKGWAFGAAGGQPGRLAGKRVRLIATGGAGPHAYDEYGYRAAISTQIEHGILYYSGVSDLRTHLFLDVESGDEDARHRNLSDAYGFGLSLAATGAGTPPAR, encoded by the coding sequence ATGAACATCCTGGTCATCACCGCCGGCGCGCCGGCCGATACATTCTCCGCGGCGCTTGCCGAGCGCTATGTGAACGGCGTGCAGTCCGGCGGCCACGCGCGGGTCATATGGGCCGATCTGCGCGCCGAGGCGTTCGATCCACGCATGACCGAAGCCGACCTGGATTTCTACCGCGGCAAGGGACCCTTGCCCGGTGACGTGCGGCGCGAGCAATTGCGCGTGGAGGCTGCAGACCTGGTCGTGCTGGCGTTCCCGATCTACTGGTGGGCCATGCCGGCGTTGGCCAAGGGCTGGATCGACCGTGTCTTCACCAAGGGATGGGCTTTCGGCGCCGCCGGGGGACAGCCGGGTCGACTGGCCGGCAAGCGCGTGCGCCTGATCGCGACCGGCGGCGCCGGCCCGCATGCCTATGACGAGTACGGCTACCGCGCCGCCATTTCCACCCAGATCGAACACGGAATTCTCTATTACAGCGGCGTGAGCGACCTGCGCACGCACCTGTTCCTCGACGTCGAGAGCGGCGACGAGGACGCGCGGCATCGCAACCTGTCCGATGCATACGGGTTCGGCCTTTCGCTTGCCGCGACAGGCGCCGGGACTCCTCCCGCGCGCTGA
- a CDS encoding NADP-dependent oxidoreductase, producing MSITTREIHLKNRPTGLPTPDDFTLVETTLPAPRPGQILVRNLWMSVDPYMRGRMDERKSYIAPFALDQVLEGAAVGVVEQSADPRFAAGDRVVHFAGWREHALIDAAHATAVADDGIALQTYLGALGFPGLTAYVGLTRIANAQAGETIFVSAASGAVGSVVVQMAKQMGLRVVASAGSEDKARWLRDVAGADAVIDYRNAPDLTAALAQAAPQGIDIYFDNVGGDHLDSALALANDHARFVLCGMISGYNEGKPAIGVRNLFSAIEKRIKLQGLIASDHIDVLPEFIPRMSAWIKAGQVQLRETVVDGLERAPEAFIGLFKGANTGKMLVRLTKS from the coding sequence ATGTCCATCACCACCCGGGAAATCCACCTGAAAAACCGCCCCACGGGGCTGCCCACGCCAGACGACTTCACGCTGGTCGAAACCACGCTGCCCGCGCCCCGGCCAGGGCAGATCCTGGTGCGTAATCTGTGGATGTCGGTTGACCCGTACATGCGCGGCCGCATGGATGAGCGCAAGAGCTACATCGCGCCCTTCGCGCTGGACCAGGTGCTCGAAGGCGCGGCGGTCGGCGTGGTCGAGCAGAGCGCCGATCCGCGTTTTGCCGCGGGCGATCGAGTGGTGCACTTCGCCGGCTGGCGCGAGCATGCGTTGATCGACGCCGCGCATGCCACCGCCGTTGCCGACGACGGCATCGCCTTGCAGACCTACCTGGGCGCCCTGGGCTTTCCTGGCCTGACGGCATACGTGGGGTTGACTCGGATCGCCAACGCGCAAGCGGGTGAAACCATCTTCGTGTCCGCAGCCAGCGGCGCGGTCGGCAGCGTGGTGGTCCAGATGGCGAAGCAGATGGGGTTGCGCGTCGTGGCATCCGCCGGTTCGGAGGACAAAGCGCGCTGGCTGCGCGACGTGGCGGGGGCCGATGCGGTCATCGATTACCGCAACGCGCCCGATCTGACCGCGGCGCTGGCCCAGGCCGCGCCGCAGGGCATCGACATCTACTTCGACAATGTCGGCGGCGACCATCTGGACAGCGCGTTGGCCTTGGCCAACGACCATGCGCGTTTCGTGCTGTGTGGCATGATCTCGGGCTACAACGAGGGCAAGCCGGCCATCGGCGTGCGCAATCTGTTCTCGGCCATCGAAAAGCGCATCAAGCTCCAGGGCCTGATCGCCTCCGACCACATCGACGTGCTGCCGGAGTTCATTCCCCGCATGAGCGCGTGGATCAAGGCGGGACAGGTGCAGTTGCGTGAAACAGTGGTGGACGGGCTGGAGCGCGCGCCGGAGGCATTCATCGGCCTGTTCAAGGGCGCCAACACTGGAAAGATGCTGGTCAGGCTGACCAAGTCCTGA
- a CDS encoding LysR family transcriptional regulator has translation MPRPNLTNAETLCQIAKLGSFRAAAERLHTSQPAVSARMKELEQSLGFPLFEKRGRRLELTVPARRFVERVEPLLLAVEDAFTDAEAVNNAAGTVRIGMGEISMTWFSRVVPELRRALPRISYEIELDLAVKLQEHLTSGALDIAIMANHLRDDQFICESLGKTRMSWMVSSRLLSDADGHPRTMQSLLQTEPLWCVSRPSGFFGPAQDELRDMGANLDNVCSCNRLNSLIEVVEAGGGIAQLPEMMVAEQVRAGTLALVDPTRTPLTLEFTIAIHRNQGQAIVHQVAEALTRLGKAATSKA, from the coding sequence ATGCCTCGTCCGAATCTGACCAATGCCGAAACCCTGTGCCAGATCGCCAAGCTGGGCAGTTTCCGCGCCGCGGCCGAGCGCCTGCACACCTCCCAACCCGCCGTCTCGGCGCGCATGAAGGAGCTGGAGCAGTCGCTGGGTTTTCCTCTCTTCGAAAAGCGCGGTCGCCGGCTGGAACTGACGGTGCCCGCGCGCCGCTTCGTCGAACGCGTGGAACCGCTGCTGCTGGCGGTGGAAGACGCCTTCACCGACGCGGAGGCCGTCAACAACGCGGCCGGCACGGTGCGTATCGGCATGGGCGAGATTTCCATGACCTGGTTTTCACGCGTGGTGCCCGAATTGCGCCGCGCCCTGCCGCGCATCTCCTACGAGATCGAACTGGACCTCGCGGTCAAGCTGCAGGAGCATCTGACGTCCGGCGCGCTGGACATTGCGATCATGGCCAATCATCTGCGCGACGACCAGTTCATCTGCGAATCGCTGGGCAAGACCCGCATGTCGTGGATGGTCTCGTCCCGGCTGCTGAGCGACGCTGACGGCCATCCGCGCACCATGCAATCGCTATTGCAGACAGAACCGCTGTGGTGCGTGTCGCGCCCGTCGGGCTTCTTCGGCCCGGCGCAGGACGAGCTGCGCGACATGGGCGCCAACCTGGACAATGTCTGCAGCTGCAATCGCCTGAACAGCCTGATCGAAGTCGTCGAAGCTGGCGGCGGCATCGCGCAGTTGCCGGAAATGATGGTGGCCGAACAGGTTCGCGCCGGCACCCTGGCGCTGGTGGACCCGACGCGGACTCCACTGACGCTGGAGTTCACCATTGCCATCCACCGCAACCAAGGCCAGGCCATCGTCCATCAGGTCGCCGAAGCCCTGACCCGGCTGGGCAAGGCCGCCACCAGCAAGGCCTGA